The proteins below come from a single Candidatus Chlamydia sanziniae genomic window:
- a CDS encoding ATP-dependent Clp protease proteolytic subunit has translation MADGEVHKLRDIIEKELLAVRRVFFSEPVTEKSAADAIKKLWYLELKDPGKPIVFVINSPGGSVDAGFAIWDQMKMLTSPITTVVTGLAASMGSVLSLCAAPGQRFATPHARIMIHQPSIGGPITGQATDLDIHAREILKTKARILDVYVEATQQPREVIEKAIDRDMWMTANEAKNFGLLDGLLFSFNDL, from the coding sequence ATGGCGGACGGAGAAGTTCATAAATTACGCGATATTATAGAGAAAGAGCTTTTAGCAGTACGTAGGGTGTTTTTTTCAGAACCCGTGACTGAGAAGAGCGCTGCAGATGCGATTAAAAAGTTGTGGTATTTAGAGTTAAAGGATCCTGGCAAACCTATAGTTTTTGTGATCAATAGTCCGGGTGGATCTGTAGACGCCGGTTTTGCTATTTGGGATCAAATGAAGATGCTCACCTCTCCGATCACTACTGTGGTTACGGGTTTAGCAGCTTCTATGGGTTCTGTACTTAGCTTATGTGCAGCCCCGGGGCAGAGGTTTGCAACTCCTCATGCGAGAATTATGATTCACCAGCCTTCGATTGGAGGGCCGATTACAGGACAAGCTACGGATTTAGATATCCATGCGAGGGAAATCTTGAAAACGAAGGCTCGTATTCTAGATGTTTATGTAGAGGCTACACAGCAACCCCGCGAGGTTATAGAGAAAGCTATTGACAGAGATATGTGGATGACAGCGAATGAAGCTAAAAATTTTGGCTTATTAGATGGGCTTCTCTTCTCTTTTAACGATTTGTAA
- a CDS encoding glycine hydroxymethyltransferase codes for MVSLLHKFLQNASEKKGQSLASTAYLAALDHLLHTFPSVGQKVIDELKNQRSHLKMIASENYSSLSVQLAMGNLLTDKYCEGIPFRRFYSSCENVDAIEWECAETAKELFAAEYAFVQPHSGADANLLAVMAILAHKIQSPAVKKLGYKNINDLTEEEYTQVKREMASCVCLAPSLNAGGHLTHGNVRLNVMSKLMHCFSYDVDPVKECFDSSEIARLAAKYKPTVLIAGYSSYSRRLNFAELKQIAEDCGAVLWVDMAHFAGLVAGGVFVGEESPFPYADIVTTTTHKTLRGPRGGLVLASREYEEILNKACPLMMGGPLPHVIAAKTVCLKEALSVDFKRYAHQVVNNARCLAESFLRGGFRLLTAGTDNHMIVLDLNSLGISGRIAEDILHSIGIAVNRNALPSDPVGKWDTSGIRLGTPALTTLGMGLNEMQEVANIIVKVLRNIRVRRNADGSSNKNMGELPENIAQEAKERTKDVLLRFPLYPEIDLEALV; via the coding sequence ATGGTTTCATTGTTGCATAAATTTTTACAAAATGCCTCAGAAAAGAAAGGGCAAAGCCTAGCTTCTACAGCGTACTTAGCTGCTTTAGATCACCTTTTGCACACTTTTCCTTCGGTGGGACAAAAAGTAATCGATGAGTTGAAGAATCAACGTTCTCATTTGAAAATGATTGCTTCTGAGAATTACTCTTCTCTTTCGGTGCAGTTGGCGATGGGAAACCTCCTTACTGATAAGTATTGCGAGGGCATTCCTTTTAGACGTTTTTACTCTAGTTGTGAGAATGTCGATGCTATTGAGTGGGAATGTGCAGAAACTGCCAAGGAATTATTTGCTGCTGAATATGCTTTTGTTCAACCCCATTCTGGAGCTGATGCCAATCTACTCGCTGTTATGGCGATATTAGCACATAAGATTCAAAGTCCTGCGGTAAAAAAATTAGGGTATAAAAACATTAATGATTTAACAGAAGAGGAATATACACAAGTAAAAAGGGAAATGGCATCTTGTGTTTGTCTAGCTCCTTCATTAAATGCTGGAGGACATTTAACTCATGGAAATGTCCGATTGAATGTGATGTCTAAGTTAATGCATTGTTTTTCCTATGATGTTGACCCTGTTAAGGAATGTTTTGATTCTTCTGAGATAGCGCGTTTGGCAGCTAAGTACAAGCCAACAGTATTGATTGCTGGGTATTCTTCTTATTCGCGGCGTTTGAATTTTGCAGAACTTAAGCAAATTGCTGAGGATTGTGGGGCAGTACTTTGGGTAGATATGGCGCATTTTGCTGGGTTAGTTGCTGGAGGTGTGTTTGTTGGGGAAGAAAGCCCCTTCCCCTATGCGGATATTGTTACGACAACAACACATAAGACTTTACGAGGACCGCGAGGTGGGTTAGTTTTAGCAAGTCGGGAATATGAGGAGATCCTAAATAAAGCCTGTCCTCTAATGATGGGGGGGCCGTTGCCTCATGTGATTGCTGCTAAAACGGTGTGCTTGAAGGAAGCCCTCTCTGTAGATTTTAAGCGGTATGCGCATCAAGTTGTGAACAATGCTCGTTGTTTAGCAGAGAGTTTTTTACGCGGTGGATTCCGTTTGTTAACGGCAGGTACGGATAATCATATGATCGTGCTTGATCTGAATTCTCTGGGCATTTCTGGGCGCATTGCTGAGGACATTTTGCATAGTATAGGAATTGCTGTGAATCGCAATGCTTTACCTTCAGATCCTGTGGGTAAATGGGACACCTCAGGAATACGTTTGGGAACTCCTGCATTAACGACTTTAGGAATGGGGTTAAATGAAATGCAGGAAGTGGCAAATATTATCGTGAAAGTATTGCGAAATATTCGTGTGAGACGTAATGCTGATGGTAGTTCTAATAAAAATATGGGAGAGCTACCTGAAAATATAGCTCAAGAGGCTAAAGAACGGACAAAAGACGTATTATTGCGTTTTCCGCTCTATCCTGAAATCGATTTAGAAGCTTTGGTTTAG
- a CDS encoding uroporphyrinogen-III synthase: protein MTLYLGLNRHTAQKYRAHFLPILTLVPYAQGTPFQKNAVRYFPQTTHVILTSPSSTTLFLSRMLRIVSKHFLNKKHYLCLGKATRQRLFSFLPKAQQSTAEQEVGEGLFPLIQALSTSSRILYPHSRLARPVIKDFLYQESKDFFAYPHYTVQPRHLKRSLFFPYEKIIFTSPSTVRAYAKIFPDLPHQTYWFQGPHTFQEFQTTYYSLTRPILNNTISVTKNALSFKILHFHQSSFEAQW from the coding sequence ATGACACTCTATTTAGGACTCAATCGCCATACTGCGCAGAAGTACCGGGCCCACTTTCTCCCTATTCTGACTCTAGTGCCTTATGCCCAAGGGACTCCTTTCCAAAAAAATGCCGTGCGCTACTTCCCCCAAACAACGCATGTTATTCTTACAAGTCCCTCATCCACAACGCTCTTTCTTTCAAGAATGCTACGCATCGTTTCCAAGCACTTTCTAAACAAAAAACACTACCTCTGTTTAGGGAAAGCCACCAGACAACGGCTCTTTTCCTTTTTACCCAAAGCTCAGCAGTCCACCGCCGAACAAGAAGTTGGTGAGGGACTCTTTCCCCTCATCCAAGCACTCTCTACCAGCTCACGAATTCTTTACCCCCATTCAAGATTGGCACGGCCTGTAATTAAAGATTTCCTTTACCAAGAAAGTAAAGATTTCTTTGCCTACCCTCACTATACTGTACAGCCCCGCCATTTGAAACGCTCTCTTTTCTTCCCCTACGAAAAGATTATATTTACAAGTCCATCAACGGTAAGGGCTTATGCTAAAATTTTTCCCGATCTCCCCCATCAAACCTATTGGTTTCAAGGTCCTCATACTTTTCAAGAATTCCAAACAACGTACTACTCACTCACACGCCCTATTTTAAATAACACGATCTCAGTGACAAAAAACGCATTGTCTTTTAAAATTCTACACTTCCATCAATCTTCTTTTGAAGCCCAATGGTAA
- the cdsZ gene encoding zinc ribbon domain regulatory protein CdsZ has protein sequence MHDALQSILVIQELDIKMIRLMRVKKEHQKELTKVQSLKTDIRRKVQEKELEMENLKSQIKEGENRIQEISEQINKLENQQAAVKKMDEFNALTQEMTTANKERRALEHQLSDLMDKQAGGEDLIVSLKESLASTENSSGIIEKEIFDSIKKINEEGKALLEQRTVLKSATNLELFGIYERLLNNKKDRVVVPIENRVCSGCHIVLTPQHENLVRKKDRLIFCEHCSRILYWQEPQVSSPDSATTKRRRRRVAV, from the coding sequence ATGCACGATGCCCTCCAAAGTATTTTGGTTATACAAGAGCTTGATATTAAAATGATTCGACTTATGCGTGTAAAAAAAGAGCATCAGAAAGAACTCACAAAAGTTCAATCACTTAAAACAGACATTCGAAGAAAAGTTCAAGAAAAAGAACTTGAAATGGAAAATTTAAAAAGCCAAATTAAAGAGGGCGAAAATCGTATTCAAGAAATTTCTGAACAGATTAACAAGCTAGAGAATCAACAAGCTGCTGTAAAAAAAATGGATGAGTTTAATGCCCTAACTCAAGAAATGACGACAGCGAATAAGGAACGTAGAGCTCTAGAACACCAGTTAAGTGACCTTATGGATAAGCAAGCAGGAGGAGAAGATTTAATTGTATCTCTTAAAGAAAGTCTTGCTTCTACGGAAAACAGTAGTGGGATTATTGAAAAGGAAATTTTTGACAGCATTAAAAAGATCAATGAGGAAGGCAAAGCCTTATTAGAACAACGTACGGTATTAAAAAGCGCAACAAACCTTGAGTTATTTGGCATCTACGAACGCTTATTAAATAATAAAAAGGATCGTGTTGTTGTTCCTATTGAGAATCGTGTCTGCAGTGGTTGTCATATTGTGCTCACTCCCCAACATGAGAACCTTGTTAGGAAAAAGGACCGATTAATTTTTTGTGAGCATTGTTCAAGAATTCTCTATTGGCAAGAGCCTCAAGTAAGCTCCCCTGATAGTGCTACAACGAAACGCCGTCGTCGCCGTGTAGCTGTATAA
- a CDS encoding KpsF/GutQ family sugar-phosphate isomerase → MSSSVISIDICEDILTKQKEALNFFFQTFHYKETLELAEKILHHSGWIFFSGMGKSGCIARKIVATLQSLSEHALFFAPGDLLHGDLGLVSPGDIVCLLSKSGEARELLDCIPYLKERGATVVAITSVSYSNLAAMSDHVVILPAIAELDPFNLIPTTSTTCQMLFGDLLAMTVLYGRGVSLSTYGKNHPKGQIGMRANGRVKDYMFPKTEVPFCRPGDNVQFALEIFSAYGCGCVCIVDSEFRLQGIFTDGDLRRSLACYGGEVLSLCLVEVMTSSPRVVTDTTDVAIALRIMETSRPITVLPVVNDEENMCVVGLLHMHTLAKAGLL, encoded by the coding sequence ATGAGCTCCTCCGTGATTTCCATTGATATATGCGAAGATATTCTTACAAAGCAGAAGGAAGCATTGAATTTTTTTTTCCAAACCTTTCATTATAAAGAAACCTTGGAGTTGGCAGAAAAAATATTGCACCATTCTGGCTGGATATTTTTTTCTGGAATGGGAAAGAGTGGTTGCATTGCTAGGAAAATTGTAGCGACATTACAATCTTTGAGTGAACATGCATTATTTTTTGCTCCCGGGGATTTGTTGCATGGGGATTTAGGTCTTGTAAGTCCTGGAGATATTGTCTGTTTACTTTCTAAGAGTGGGGAAGCCCGTGAACTTTTAGATTGCATTCCTTATTTAAAAGAACGTGGAGCAACTGTTGTTGCAATTACCTCAGTTTCGTATTCTAATTTAGCTGCTATGTCCGATCATGTGGTAATTTTGCCTGCGATAGCTGAGCTAGATCCTTTTAATCTTATTCCTACAACCTCAACGACTTGTCAAATGTTGTTTGGGGATCTTTTAGCAATGACTGTATTGTATGGCCGGGGGGTATCTCTTTCTACTTATGGAAAGAATCATCCTAAAGGTCAAATAGGGATGAGGGCAAATGGCAGGGTTAAGGATTACATGTTTCCAAAAACAGAAGTTCCTTTTTGCCGTCCCGGGGATAATGTCCAATTTGCTTTAGAGATATTTTCTGCTTATGGCTGTGGATGTGTCTGCATTGTTGATTCAGAGTTTAGATTGCAGGGCATTTTTACTGATGGAGATTTACGTCGTTCACTAGCGTGTTATGGAGGAGAAGTACTTTCCTTGTGTTTAGTGGAAGTGATGACGTCAAGCCCCCGTGTGGTTACTGACACTACAGATGTTGCCATTGCTTTACGTATTATGGAAACCAGTCGACCCATAACGGTTCTGCCTGTTGTAAATGATGAGGAGAATATGTGTGTTGTTGGTTTATTGCATATGCATACTTTAGCGAAGGCTGGGCTATTATAA
- a CDS encoding dihydrolipoamide acetyltransferase family protein encodes MFEFRFPKIGETGSGGFIVRWLKNLGDSVAKDEPLVEVSTDKIATELTSPAAGKLVRCCVVEGEEVIAGQVLAMLEVEGVSAEESNSSSSMQISCTESSCSQSSLGWFSPAVLGLAQREGVNFEALQKIRGSGKGGRVTRRDLEAYISETREATSTMSFQGEENRIPMSPLRCAIAASLAKSSDEVPHASLIVDVDVTDLMNLIAGERERFVATHGVKLTITSFIVQCLATALRQFPLLNGSLDGTTIVMKKSINVGIAVNLNKEGVVVPVIRNCQDRGLVSIAKALADLSSRARMNKLDLSEVQEGSVTVTNFGMTGALIGMPLIRYPEIAILGIGTIQKRVIVRDDDSLAIRKMVYVTLTFDHRVLDGIYGSEFLTSLKNRLESVTMS; translated from the coding sequence ATGTTTGAGTTTCGATTCCCCAAAATAGGGGAGACTGGTTCTGGGGGATTTATAGTTCGTTGGTTGAAAAATCTGGGGGACAGCGTAGCTAAAGACGAACCTTTAGTTGAAGTATCTACAGATAAGATTGCTACAGAACTTACATCTCCAGCAGCAGGAAAACTCGTGCGTTGTTGTGTTGTGGAAGGTGAAGAGGTTATTGCTGGACAGGTTCTGGCAATGTTGGAAGTTGAAGGAGTTTCTGCCGAAGAGTCCAACAGTTCATCTTCTATGCAGATTTCGTGTACAGAAAGTTCATGTTCACAGAGTTCTTTAGGATGGTTTTCCCCCGCAGTTCTTGGTCTAGCCCAGCGTGAAGGAGTCAACTTTGAAGCACTTCAAAAAATTAGAGGCTCAGGTAAAGGGGGACGTGTGACGCGCCGGGATCTTGAGGCCTATATTTCAGAAACTCGAGAAGCTACAAGTACGATGTCTTTTCAGGGTGAGGAAAATCGTATCCCGATGTCTCCTTTGCGGTGTGCTATCGCCGCTTCATTAGCCAAGTCCTCGGATGAGGTGCCTCACGCTTCTTTGATTGTTGACGTTGATGTTACAGATCTTATGAACTTAATCGCAGGAGAACGGGAGCGCTTTGTTGCTACTCATGGCGTAAAGTTAACAATTACGAGTTTTATTGTTCAGTGCTTAGCAACGGCTTTGAGGCAATTTCCTTTACTTAATGGTTCTTTAGATGGGACCACGATTGTGATGAAGAAATCTATCAATGTAGGTATTGCTGTAAATCTAAATAAAGAAGGAGTTGTCGTTCCAGTAATTCGCAATTGCCAGGATCGAGGATTAGTGAGTATAGCCAAGGCTTTAGCGGATTTATCTTCTCGGGCGCGTATGAACAAGCTAGATCTTAGTGAAGTACAGGAAGGTAGCGTCACAGTGACTAATTTTGGGATGACAGGAGCTTTAATTGGGATGCCCCTTATACGTTATCCTGAAATTGCAATTTTAGGAATAGGGACGATACAAAAACGTGTGATTGTTCGTGATGATGACTCTTTGGCAATTCGCAAGATGGTTTATGTTACATTGACATTTGATCACAGAGTGTTGGATGGCATTTATGGGAGTGAATTTTTAACCTCATTGAAAAATCGATTAGAGTCTGTTACTATGAGTTGA
- a CDS encoding dicarboxylate/amino acid:cation symporter, which translates to MKLWMKIFVGLFVGVILGLFLEDKAIFFKPIGDIFLNLLSMIVYPLIFCSMVLGIASISDMKKLGRIGMKSVGLYLATTAVAIVIGLCFAGIFHPGRGCDFSGALVEPVVANPERTMAHFLSLISQVFPSNPIRAFVEGNILQIIIFAIFLGVAMRLVGERGRPIAKCIESFSEIMLRMVNMIMSFAPYGVGASMAWISGNHGLVVLWQLGKFVLVYYMACFFHATLVFGGMVRFGCKLSFIKFLSSMMDAISCAVSTASSSATLPVTMRCVSKNLGVSSEISGFILPLGATVNMNGTAIFQGMAAVFIAQAYNCPLSLSSLILLVITATFSAVGSAGVPGGGMITLGSVLASVGLPIQGIAVLAGIDRLRDIVGTPMNILGDAVVATYVASGEEELSCSELLQQENREII; encoded by the coding sequence ATGAAACTGTGGATGAAGATCTTTGTAGGATTGTTTGTCGGGGTTATCTTAGGTTTATTTTTAGAAGATAAAGCGATCTTTTTTAAACCTATAGGCGACATCTTTTTAAATTTGTTAAGCATGATTGTCTACCCATTAATTTTTTGCTCCATGGTTTTAGGCATCGCTTCAATTAGTGATATGAAGAAGCTAGGACGGATTGGGATGAAGAGTGTAGGTCTTTATCTGGCAACCACGGCAGTAGCTATTGTCATTGGGCTGTGCTTTGCAGGAATTTTTCATCCCGGTCGGGGGTGTGATTTTTCTGGGGCTCTTGTAGAGCCCGTTGTGGCAAATCCAGAAAGAACAATGGCCCATTTTCTTTCTTTAATTTCTCAGGTGTTTCCTTCAAATCCTATCCGAGCCTTTGTTGAAGGCAACATTTTGCAAATTATTATTTTTGCAATTTTTTTAGGGGTTGCCATGAGGCTTGTTGGAGAGCGTGGTCGTCCTATAGCAAAGTGTATTGAGAGCTTTTCCGAAATCATGCTACGCATGGTGAACATGATTATGAGTTTTGCTCCCTATGGAGTGGGGGCTAGCATGGCGTGGATTTCTGGAAACCATGGTTTAGTCGTCCTTTGGCAATTAGGGAAATTTGTTCTTGTCTATTATATGGCTTGCTTCTTTCACGCGACTCTTGTTTTTGGCGGTATGGTGAGGTTTGGGTGCAAGCTTTCGTTTATAAAATTTCTTTCTTCGATGATGGATGCAATTTCTTGTGCGGTATCTACAGCGAGTAGTTCGGCGACGCTTCCTGTGACTATGCGTTGTGTGTCGAAAAATTTAGGAGTTTCTTCTGAAATTTCGGGTTTTATATTACCTCTGGGGGCTACTGTCAATATGAATGGCACAGCAATTTTCCAAGGAATGGCAGCAGTTTTTATTGCTCAAGCATATAACTGTCCTTTATCTCTGAGCAGCCTAATATTATTAGTCATTACTGCCACATTCTCTGCGGTAGGAAGCGCAGGAGTTCCTGGTGGAGGGATGATCACCTTGGGTTCTGTATTGGCTTCTGTAGGATTACCAATACAAGGGATTGCTGTATTGGCAGGGATTGATAGGTTAAGAGACATTGTGGGAACTCCAATGAATATCTTAGGAGATGCTGTAGTGGCTACGTATGTAGCTTCTGGAGAGGAAGAACTTTCCTGTTCTGAGCTTTTGCAGCAAGAGAATAGGGAAATTATATAA
- the lpxK gene encoding tetraacyldisaccharide 4'-kinase produces MRRQFPSALFMLYRRLTVSMSFGHIFGLGWLSRILSGIFACVVKFRSKFPFSSPVRVRSSIVSVGNIVLGGTGKTPFVLWLVEALRTRGYSCAVLSRGYKGRCSRKATCVVVDPRVHSAAYVGDEPLLMAKKLPQGSVWVNKDRRMSALRAAEHFDFLLLDDGLQYGKLQKDIEIAVVNGSDPLGSGAFFPTGRLRDFPSRLKTVDAIVINGESSVESQRLLKNFSQAPQFFVRPYLASVVWMHNGEQISVEELHNRGVGVFCGLGFPQGFFTMLKQAGVRILGTYLLPDHSGITKKELYYFCQKMASRQAQGVLCTEKDSVKLGDMSGESGWLPIGKVEMRFAICEDHALSLLNIIDQTHKSRGN; encoded by the coding sequence ATGAGAAGGCAATTTCCCTCAGCACTCTTTATGTTATATCGCCGTTTGACTGTGTCTATGAGTTTTGGGCATATTTTTGGCTTGGGGTGGCTAAGCAGAATTTTGTCTGGAATCTTTGCCTGTGTTGTAAAATTCCGGTCGAAGTTTCCCTTCTCTTCTCCTGTTCGAGTGCGTTCCTCTATAGTGAGTGTAGGGAACATTGTTTTAGGAGGGACAGGGAAAACTCCTTTTGTACTTTGGTTGGTGGAAGCTTTACGAACTCGCGGATATTCGTGCGCAGTGCTTTCTCGTGGGTATAAAGGGCGCTGTAGTCGGAAAGCAACATGTGTTGTTGTCGATCCTCGTGTTCATAGCGCTGCTTATGTAGGGGATGAGCCTTTGCTGATGGCTAAAAAATTGCCTCAGGGATCTGTATGGGTAAATAAAGATCGTAGAATGTCCGCGCTACGTGCTGCTGAGCATTTTGATTTTTTGCTTTTAGATGACGGCCTCCAGTATGGCAAATTGCAAAAAGATATAGAAATTGCCGTAGTGAATGGTTCTGATCCTTTAGGTTCGGGAGCGTTTTTCCCCACAGGCAGACTTAGAGATTTTCCCAGTCGCTTGAAAACTGTGGACGCAATTGTTATTAATGGGGAAAGCAGTGTAGAGTCTCAGCGACTTTTAAAAAACTTTTCTCAGGCACCACAATTTTTTGTAAGACCTTATCTTGCTTCTGTTGTTTGGATGCATAATGGGGAGCAAATTTCTGTAGAGGAGCTTCACAATCGGGGTGTGGGAGTCTTTTGTGGTTTGGGATTTCCCCAGGGGTTTTTTACTATGTTGAAACAGGCTGGGGTAAGGATTTTGGGAACGTATTTGTTGCCGGATCACTCAGGAATAACAAAAAAAGAGTTGTATTACTTTTGTCAAAAAATGGCTTCGCGCCAAGCACAAGGGGTGCTATGTACAGAAAAGGATAGTGTAAAACTTGGAGATATGTCTGGTGAATCGGGATGGCTACCCATCGGTAAGGTAGAAATGCGGTTTGCTATTTGCGAAGATCACGCACTCTCTCTTCTGAATATTATTGATCAAACGCATAAAAGCAGAGGTAACTAA
- a CDS encoding TrmH family RNA methyltransferase gives MEFVGKHNPKIKEALALKRSRSRKGALFLVEGIREIEKALLANYECLHIFCGSKIPQREDFFFQNLQNSSIELLFCLEETLSQLSYKEHCGNFIAVMKKKWWSQGAFLKKQSNPEPFYLIIEQVEKPGNVGAVLRIADSAGADGVILCDPKVNLYNPNILRASLGAVFTLPVLCLSLHDVVKLLEQEGWRVFVTSPSTDRVYFEENFQGPIALVFGSEKDGLSASWFTGNFLKIRLPMLGEVDSLNLSTAVAAVAYEVVRQRWSVKNATVL, from the coding sequence ATGGAGTTTGTAGGAAAACACAATCCTAAGATTAAAGAAGCTTTGGCTTTGAAAAGATCACGGTCGCGCAAAGGTGCCCTATTCCTTGTTGAGGGTATTCGAGAAATTGAGAAAGCCTTATTGGCTAATTACGAGTGTCTACACATTTTCTGTGGATCGAAAATTCCTCAAAGAGAAGATTTTTTTTTTCAGAATCTGCAAAACAGCTCTATAGAACTGCTCTTTTGTTTGGAGGAGACGCTCAGCCAACTTTCTTACAAAGAACATTGCGGCAATTTTATTGCCGTCATGAAAAAAAAGTGGTGGAGTCAAGGAGCCTTTCTAAAAAAGCAAAGCAATCCTGAGCCTTTTTATCTTATTATTGAGCAAGTAGAAAAACCTGGGAATGTTGGTGCTGTGTTGCGAATCGCGGATAGTGCTGGAGCGGATGGCGTCATTTTATGTGATCCCAAGGTCAACCTATACAATCCAAATATTCTTCGTGCATCTCTGGGAGCTGTATTTACACTGCCGGTTTTGTGTCTTTCCCTCCACGATGTAGTGAAGTTGTTAGAGCAGGAAGGCTGGCGAGTTTTTGTTACTTCCCCGAGCACGGACAGGGTATATTTTGAAGAGAACTTTCAAGGGCCGATTGCTTTGGTCTTTGGTTCGGAGAAGGATGGGTTAAGTGCTTCCTGGTTTACAGGAAATTTTTTAAAAATTAGGTTGCCTATGTTAGGTGAGGTAGATTCTTTAAATTTATCTACAGCCGTAGCTGCTGTGGCTTATGAAGTTGTCCGTCAGCGTTGGTCTGTTAAGAACGCTACAGTTTTATGA
- a CDS encoding class I SAM-dependent methyltransferase, whose amino-acid sequence MDYTLLDSGDGQKLESFGRVTLIRPSSIAVWPKTVPKLWSQTAAQYVREGNSGFWQLFTEIPPEWIISISNVHCLLKMTSFGHLGIFPEHTKFWPTLQRAIEQCAQCRVLNLFAYTGVSSIFAAQCGARVTHVDASKAAVRWAEKNVEISGLSEKRIFWVIEDVITFLKKEIRRKKSYDIILLDPPTYGRGSEGEIFKIDRDFFFLLFLCSQLLADSSTYVLITSHTPGHTPEFLRSLARRSIRRVSPEKWSCGENFCGEGEKALPSGSFVAWSL is encoded by the coding sequence ATGGATTATACTCTACTTGATAGTGGAGATGGACAGAAATTAGAGAGTTTTGGTCGTGTAACTTTAATTCGTCCATCGAGTATTGCCGTTTGGCCGAAAACAGTGCCGAAACTTTGGTCTCAAACAGCAGCCCAATATGTGCGCGAAGGAAACTCAGGGTTCTGGCAACTATTTACTGAGATACCTCCTGAGTGGATCATTTCTATTTCTAATGTGCATTGCCTTTTAAAAATGACATCTTTTGGTCATTTAGGAATTTTCCCTGAACACACAAAATTCTGGCCGACATTACAGCGGGCAATAGAACAGTGTGCTCAGTGTCGAGTATTAAATCTTTTTGCCTATACAGGAGTAAGTTCGATTTTTGCAGCTCAATGTGGAGCTCGTGTCACACATGTAGATGCTTCCAAAGCTGCAGTAAGATGGGCAGAAAAGAATGTAGAAATAAGTGGTCTTTCTGAAAAGCGTATTTTTTGGGTGATTGAAGATGTCATCACTTTTTTGAAAAAAGAAATTCGACGTAAAAAAAGTTATGATATCATCTTATTGGATCCTCCGACTTATGGTCGTGGATCTGAAGGCGAAATTTTTAAAATAGATAGAGATTTCTTTTTCTTGCTTTTTTTATGTTCTCAACTTCTTGCAGACTCTTCAACGTATGTTTTGATTACTTCGCATACCCCAGGACATACTCCAGAGTTCTTGCGGAGTCTAGCAAGACGAAGTATACGCAGAGTCTCTCCTGAAAAATGGTCATGTGGAGAAAATTTTTGTGGGGAGGGGGAAAAAGCATTACCTTCAGGGAGTTTTGTTGCATGGAGTTTGTAG
- a CDS encoding riboflavin synthase, producing MFTGIVQELGEVCLLATRGNGLSLGVQSSSEFAHELVSGDSVAVDGVCLTVVRRDGNRIFFDVIPETLACTTIGERSVGDKVNLEGSLRMGDSMGGHLVSGHVLGTAEIVAIEENRYYFHVVENLAPYLFEKGFIAVDGASLTIVSVDGAVFSVGLIPETLQRTTLGYKREKARVNIEIETSTKIQVDTLRRLMKL from the coding sequence ATGTTTACAGGTATTGTTCAGGAATTAGGTGAAGTGTGTTTGTTGGCGACTCGTGGCAACGGGTTGTCTCTTGGTGTGCAAAGTTCTTCAGAATTTGCTCATGAGTTGGTGAGTGGGGATAGTGTGGCTGTGGATGGCGTTTGTCTCACAGTAGTTCGTCGAGATGGAAATCGGATATTTTTTGATGTAATTCCAGAAACTTTGGCTTGCACAACCATAGGGGAAAGGAGTGTGGGTGACAAAGTAAATTTAGAAGGATCTTTAAGAATGGGAGATTCTATGGGGGGGCATTTAGTGTCTGGTCATGTGTTGGGGACAGCAGAAATTGTCGCAATTGAGGAGAATCGTTATTATTTTCATGTTGTAGAGAACCTCGCCCCCTACCTTTTTGAAAAAGGATTTATAGCTGTCGACGGTGCTAGTTTGACGATAGTATCTGTTGATGGCGCGGTTTTTTCTGTAGGATTGATTCCAGAAACTCTTCAGCGTACGACACTGGGATATAAACGGGAGAAGGCAAGAGTGAATATAGAAATTGAAACGTCTACAAAGATTCAGGTAGATACCTTAAGGCGTTTGATGAAACTCTAG